The following proteins are encoded in a genomic region of Debaryomyces hansenii CBS767 chromosome G complete sequence:
- a CDS encoding DEHA2G21516p (similar to uniprot|P46682 Saccharomyces cerevisiae YGR261C APL6 beta3-like subunit of the yeast AP-3 complex which functions in transport of alkaline phosphatase to the vacuole via the alternate pathway), which produces MTESLAKISSMLESARDLTIEVAASASSRLSETPSALRPKEISKLLNSRVDRDNLSGMKCVISSIARGEDGLPYFADVVKNITSANSKVKNLVLIYLTRYAEVEPDTALLSINSIQKSLNDKNPIDRASAIRSMAGIRIASIAPILSLCIKRTISDPSPLVRASTAIAIGKVYDMENTKKKQLFEYLSKLLADSNSQVVGTALKTYFKVMPYLKSYKKKWEPIHGNFRRFCSIISELDEWSQSFMIEILTEYSRIFLPRPKLYLKNDSSQVIDLPDDYSKIPYHKYEVSMDKDLQLFVDSLRTLIYSRSEFVILSISKAIFSLTAPRIYKDLQIDVALTRLACSLNNIQVSLYALQTISLISLSDQTIFSPHFKKFYVYPMDPIPIAKIKLQILSLLANEDNVKYIFEELKYYSVNSMENKIANESIRAIGSCSQISPYWNEKILKWCLKQIRIAGGSSLNELLTVIRYLIQQKQNFMDEKEKQDIIKSTYRLSLVLQDQTSNLESDAKASIIWIIGEFTEAANNTIGPDVLRLLIKTFAFESEVVRYQTLVLSAKILSFELDKVKNEVGDDNYSAIEEFLQENIVSQMFQHVLQLAKYDPSYDTRDRARMFNVLLNTGSKQSQLASLFLRVPKPVPISTLFSKGIQTDEVLTTSILMKYFNITEWADPSTHPPPSIRKVAPIQSNNLGGKIVSISSSSMQNKSTSPEPLSEHAISSRQYQNSNVDKIIPKPVYQLQSLDEFFGSEEEESEEEESEEESEEEGSEEEGGEEEGSEEKDSEEEESEEEESNEEEHEDDIVSRSDEDENDYLQKSRAEKSTEGTP; this is translated from the coding sequence ATGACGGAGTCATTGGCcaaaatatcttcaatgtTGGAATCCGCTAGGGATTTGACTATTGAAGTGGCCGCGTCTGCCTCCTCAAGGCTCTCGGAAACACCAAGTGCATTGAGACCTAAAGAgatttccaaattattgaattctaGAGTAGACAGAGACAATCTAAGTGGCATGAAGTGTgtaatatcttcaatagCAAGGGGGGAGGATGGGTTGCCCTACTTTGCTGATGTTGTTAAGAATATTACTTCTGCCAACAGTAAGGTAAAGAATTTAGTCTTGATATATCTTACGAGATATGCAGAGGTGGAACCTGATACAGCACTCTTGTCGATTAATTCCATCcaaaaatctttgaatGATAAGAATCCAATTGACAGAGCTAGTGCTATTAGATCAATGGCTGGTATCAGGATTGCATCTATAGCTCCAATATTGCTGTTATGTATTAAGAGAACCATTTCTGACCCCTCTCCATTAGTACGAGCATCAACGGCAATTGCTATTGGGAAAGTTTATGACATGGAAAAcacgaagaagaaacaattgtttgaatatttatcgAAATTATTAGCTGATAGCAATTCGCAAGTGGTTGGAACTGCTCTTAAGACATACTTTAAAGTCATGCCTTATTTGAAATCGTATAAGAAAAAATGGGAGCCAATACATGGGAACTTTCGTCGCTTTTGTAGTATTATCAGTGAATTAGATGAATGGAGTCAATCTTTTatgattgaaattttaacAGAATACTCTAGAATATTTTTACCCAGACCAAAgctttatttgaaaaatgattcAAGTCAAGTAATTGACCTACCTGATGATTACTCGAAAATTCCTTATCATAAGTACGAGGTATCAATGGATAAAGatcttcaattgtttgTTGATTCATTGAGAACGTTGATATACTCCAGATCAGAATTCGTTATTTTGAGTATATCGAaagcaatattttcattgacAGCTCCACGTATCTATAAAGACCTTCAAATAGACGTGGCTCTAACTCGATTAGCATGctcattgaataatatccAGGTTTCATTATACGCCCTACaaacaatttctttaatatcttTGAGTGACCAAACTATCTTTTCACCTCACTTTAAAAAGTTTTATGTATACCCTATGGATCCAATTCCAATTGCCAAAATAAAGTTacaaattttatcattgttAGCgaatgaagataatgtgaaatatattttcgaagaattaaagTATTACTCAGTTAATTCAATGGAAAATAAGATTGCTAATGAGTCTATCAGGGCCATTGGTAGCTGCTCACAAATATCTCCGTATTGGAATgagaaaattttgaagtgGTGTTTGAAACAAATAAGAATTGCAGGTGGTTCATCGTTGAATGAATTACTAACTGTTATTAGATATTTAATACAACAAAAACAAAACTTTATGGACGAGAAGGAAAAGCAAGATATAATTAAAAGCACTTACAGATTATCATTAGTATTACAAGATCAGACATCTAATTTGGAAAGTGATGCGAAAGCTAGTATTATATGGATAATTGGAGAATTCACCGAAGCAGCCAACAATACTATAGGACCTGATGTGCTACgattattaataaaaacttTTGCATTCGAATCAGAAGTAGTTAGATATCAAACACTAGTCTTATCTgcaaaaattttatcttttgAATTAGACAAAGTTAAGAATGAAGTTGGTGATGATAATTATCTGGCAATTGAAGAGTTTTTACAAGAGAATATTGTATCTCAAATGTTTCAACATGTCTTACAATTAGCAAAGTATGATCCTTCATATGATACGAGGGACAGGGCTAGAATGTTTAACGTTTTGTTAAATACTGGCAGTAAGCAATCTCAGTTGGCTTCATTGTTTTTGCGCGTTCCTAAACCTGTTCCAATATCAACACTATTTTCAAAAGGAATTCAAACAGATGAAGTATTGACAACCAgtatattgatgaaatatttcaatataacAGAATGGGCTGACCCTTCAACGCACCCCCCACCTTCAATAAGAAAGGTTGCACCTATTCAGTCCAATAATTTGGGCGGAAAGATTGTATCTatttcgtcatcatcaatgCAAAATAAATCCACTTCTCCTGAACCACTATCAGAACATGCAATTTCTTCTCGACAATACCAGAATAGTAAtgttgataaaataattcCTAAACCAGTATATCAGTTACAAAGTCTTGACGAATTCTTTGGAAgtgaagaggaagaaagTGAAGAGGAAGAGAGTGAAGAAGAGAGTGAAGAGGAAGGGAGTGAAGAGGAAGGGGGTGAAGAGGAAGGGAGTGAAGAGAAAGAtagtgaagaagaagagagCGAAGAGGAAGAGAGTAACGAAGAAGAACATGAAGACGATATTGTGAGTCGCAGtgacgaagatgaaaatgactACTTACAGAAGTCTAGGGCTGAAAAGAGCACGGAAGGAACACCATAG
- a CDS encoding DEHA2G21538p (similar to uniprot|P41800 Saccharomyces cerevisiae YLL006W MMM1 Mitochondrial outer membrane protein required for normal mitochondrial morphology and mtDNA stability): MTESVIYSGTSELISADEDNTETTRAHLLSFEQLQAQLKAQQELFQQQRELFNNDNVHTSSIPTLNHTWSFTQGLVVGQLSVIVVVAIFIKFFVFADSSATTTTTSSSNKDISGVIVKRNKNVRGTSNEDKDPNNNKEDDLNSPNLSKISTILEKTYYDVENHSPESLDWFNVLIAQTISQLRTEALLSDNIYHSLNEFLTNSDLPDYMDKIKLTEIDIGDDFPIFSNCRIKHSKDRSGRLEAKIDVDLSDTLTLGIETRLLLNHPRPLTAVLPVQLSVSIVRFSGCLTVALINTNDEEFLDLQNVTTPSPGPSNEPNSQNQTQQPTPVNNSSSRASHDVPSSSETKHSKAKRSQEDTGTALMFSFSPDYRLEFTVKSLIGSRAKLQDVPKISSLIESKLRSWFIERCIEPRFQVVKVPSLWPRRQNTREPVHSNANGIVDKTEEASI, encoded by the coding sequence ATGACGGAAAGTGTTATTTATTCGGGAACAAGCGAACTAATAAGtgctgatgaagataatacGGAAACTACACGGGCACATTTGCTATCGTTTGAACAACTACAGGCGCAACTAAAGGCGCAACAGGAATTGTTTCAACAACAACGAGAactttttaataatgataatgtaCACACCAGTTCAATCCCTACTCTAAATCATACATGGAGCTTTACACAAGGACTTGTTGTTGGTCAATTAAGCGTGATTGTAGTGGTAGCgatattcattaaattttttgtgTTTGCTGATTCTTCAGCTACAACCACCACCACTAGTTCTTCCAATAAAGATATATCAGGCGTTATTGTcaaaagaaacaaaaatgTAAGGGGTACACtgaatgaagataaagatccaaataataataaagaagatgacCTCAACCTGCCGAATCTTTCGAAGATCTCTACGATATTGGAAAAGACATATTATGATGTGGAGAATCATTCACCAGAATCACTAGATTGGTTTAACGTCCTTATTGCACAAACTATATCTCAATTAAGAACTGAAGCCTTGTTGTCAGacaatatttatcattccttaaatgaatttttaaCAAACCTGGATCTACCAGATTATATGGATAAGATTAAATTAACAGAAATAGATATAGGTGAtgattttccaattttttcaaactGTCGTATAAAACATAGTAAAGATAGATCTGGTAGACTTGAAGCGAAAATTGATGTTGATTTATCCGATACATTAACGTTGGGTATTGAGACTAGACTCTTGTTGAATCATCCGAGACCTTTAACTGCTGTGTTACCCGTTCAATTATCAGTGTCCATAGTTAGATTTTCAGGATGTTTAACTGTTGctttaataaatactaACGATGAGGAGTTTTTAGATCTACAAAACGTTACGACTCCGTCTCCTGGACCATCTAATGAACCGAATTCTCAAAACCAAACTCAACAACCAACACCTGTGAATAATTCAAGCTCAAGAGCTAGCCATGATGTACCATCCAGTTCTGAAACGAAACACTCTAAGGCCAAAAGGTCTCAAGAAGACACAGGAACGGCATTGATGTTCTCTTTCTCGCCGGATTACAGACTTGAATTTACTGTAAAATCTTTGATTGGATCTAGAGCCAAGTTACAAGATGTTCCAAagatatcttcattaatcGAAAGTAAATTGAGAAGTTggtttattgaaagatgtATAGAGCCAAGATTTCAGGTTGTTAAAGTTCCGTCATTATGGCCGAGAAGACAAAACACTAGAGAACCCGTTCATTCGAATGCGAACGGTATTGTAGATAAAACTGAAGAGGCGCTGATATGA
- a CDS encoding DEHA2G21560p (similar to uniprot|P13259 Saccharomyces cerevisiae YGR202C PCT1 Cholinephosphate cytidylyltransferase): protein MSQDSRSNSAEVADLRTGSPLGRTISVDSIASLFRKRKRADSESATPTPVESPHDSDTTESDKEGTRDTKRRKVKTKEEIEFEENEKKLDAELPEELRKYRPLGFKFNIPPKDRPIRIYADGVFDLFHLGHMKQLEQAKKAFPNVALVCGIPSDVETHKRKGLTVLTDQQRIETLQHCRWVDEVIPNAPWCVTTEFLLQHKIDYVAHDDLPYASTDSDDIYKPIKEMGMFLTTQRTEGISTSDIITKIIRDYDKYLMRNFARGATREELNVSWLKKNELEFKKHINDFRSYWTKNKTNINNVSKDLYFEVREYIRGKKTGSSSSSDNNSITSEFDEVNSRANSPLTDFASKYIGNANKDLNGKSILANVKGWIKGDELSANEKSEPSSESLSRKSTRSSTRSSKLNNNKSSASSVSSSKSPKMTSKSVTSTPKNSKKINKRTQKSS, encoded by the coding sequence ATGTCCCAAGATTCTAGATCTAATTCTGCGGAAGTTGCTGATTTGAGGACTGGTAGTCCATTAGGTAGAACGATCTCTGTTGATTCTATCGCATCGTTATttagaaagagaaagagagCGGATAGTGAATCAGCAACCCCAACACCAGTTGAATCACCACATGATTCAGATACTACTGAAAGCGATAAAGAAGGTACGCGTGACaccaaaagaagaaaggtTAAAACTAAAGAAGAGATAGAGTTTgaagagaatgaaaaaaagTTAGATGCTGAGTTGCCAGAGGaattaagaaaatataGGCCGCTTGGGTTTAAGTTTAACATCCCACCCAAAGATAGACCTATCAGGATTTATGCTGACGGGGTGTTTGATTTGTTTCACTTAGGTCATATGAAGCAATTAGAGCAAGCCAAGAAAGCATTTCCTAATGTTGCGTTGGTGTGTGGAATTCCTTCTGATGTGGAAACCCATAAGAGAAAGGGATTGACCGTGTTGACTGATCAACAGAGAATCGAAACATTGCAGCATTGTAGATGGGTTGATGAGGTTATTCCCAATGCTCCTTGGTGTGTAACTACTGAATTTTTACTCCAGcataaaattgattatgtTGCCCATGATGATTTGCCATACGCGTCTACCGATTCAGACGATATTTATAAGCCTATCAAAGAAATGGGGATGTTCTTAACGACCCAAAGAACAGAGGGCATTTCAACGTCAGATATCATCACCAAAATCATTAGAGATTACGATAAGTATTTGATGAGAAACTTTGCCCGTGGTGCAACaagagaagaattgaatgtTAGTTggttaaagaaaaatgaattagaattcaaaaagcatattaatgatttcagATCCTACTGGAcgaaaaataaaacaaatattaataatgtttCCAAAGATCTTTATTTCGAAGTAAGGGAATATATCAGGGGTAAGAAAACAGGATCATCTTCCCTGTcagataataatagtatcaCTTcagaatttgatgaagtGAATTCAAGAGCCAACTCTCCATTGACGGACTTTGCTTCCAAGTATATCGGAAATGCTAATAAAGACCTCAATGGTAAATCTATTTTAGCTAACGTTAAAGGATGGATAAAAGGGGATGAATTATCAGCTAATGAGAAATCTGAACCATCTCTGGAATCTTTATCTAGAAAATCGACTAGATCTTCCACAAGATCTTCGAAGTtgaacaataataaatcctCGGCGTCTTCTGTATCAAGTTCCAAGTCGCCTAAAATGACCTCCAAGTCGGTTACAAGTACTCCtaaaaattcaaagaagatCAACAAGAGAACTCAAAAATCTAGTTAA
- a CDS encoding DEHA2G21582p (similar to uniprot|P42937 Saccharomyces cerevisiae YGR203W Probable protein tyrosine phosphatase of the CDC25-like phosphatase family): protein MSRIYSISDIKLLKPSKLRSWFRNGSSTGAGTFAVVDVRESDYVGGHIKGCYHYPAGSFETSFGELQDKLVKNEINDVVFHCMLSQARGPKATLRFMRSLNDVDPKQREFFDNLNIWVLQGGFSKWQQEYGEDVDVTEGYDKELWQFGNF from the coding sequence ATGTCGAgaatatattctatttcAGATATTAAGTTACTCAAACCAAGTAAACTTCGCAGTTGGTTTAGAAATGGGTCTTCTACGGGGGCTGGAACGTTTGCCGTAGTAGACGTCAGAGAATCCGATTATGTTGGAGGCCATATAAAAGGATGCTACCACTATCCCGCTGGAAGCTTTGAGACCAGTTTTGGAGAACTTCAAGACAAACTTGTGAAGAATGAAATCAACGATGTAGTTTTCCATTGTATGTTATCGCAGGCAAGAGGGCCTAAGGCGACGTTGAGATTCATGAGATCGTTGAACGACGTCGACCCTAAGCAACGTGAATTTTTCGATAACTTGAACATATGGGTGTTACAGGGTGGGTTCTCGAAGTGGCAGCAAGAATACGGAGAGGATGTAGACGTGACTGAAGGCTATGACAAAGAATTATGGcaatttggaaatttctAG
- a CDS encoding DEHA2G21604p (similar to uniprot|P53301 Saccharomyces cerevisiae YGR189C CRH1 Putative glycosidase of the cell wall), with translation MVHIKKSLLALSAIIALSSATSTSSTCNPISSSNCPADKALATDLSEDFSSNSTQFEVTSTESGVSFGDDGLTLTIAKRLDNPALKSKFYIMFGRVEVHMKAANGTGIVSDFYLQSDDLDEIDIEFLGGDDTQFQSNYFSKGDTTTYDRGEYHTVSGDSPQTGFHNYTIDWTEEECVWYLDGEAVRTLKNSSSEGYPQTPMYLMTGAWAGGDSSNAAGTIEWAGGETDYSEAPFSMTIKKLIVSDYSTGKEYSYGDQSGDWTSIKAKDGEINGRIDKVNIEGGDDSSSSSTESSTSASSTSASDSSSSSDSNASKTASSSGSSTTSGSSTTSDKRVNSSEAVSTSLEAEATTVSSTSTSGSSKKASTSSPATASVSEKSSDNSASGFTISSMMIGVSILMSILV, from the coding sequence ATGGTTCACATTAAGAAAAGTTTATTAGCACTCTCAGCCATAATTGCATTGAGTTCTGCTACATCTACCTCTAGTACATGCAATCCGATTTCATCGTCGAACTGTCCTGCTGATAAGGCATTGGCAACTGATCTTTCAGaagatttttcaagtaaTTCAACACAATTCGAAGTTACGTCCACTGAATCTGGTGTGTCGTTTGGTGATGACGGATTGACATTAACTATTGCAAAACGTTTAGATAATCCAGCATTGAAATCTAAATTCTATATTATGTTTGGAAGAGTCGAAGTTCACATGAAGGCTGCTAATGGTACTGGTATTGTTTCTGATTTCTATCTTCAATCTGATGACTtggatgaaattgatattgaattcttaGGAGGTGATGATACCCAATTCCAGTCAAATTACTTCTCGAAAGGTGACACCACCACATATGATAGAGGTGAATATCACACAGTTCTGGGAGATTCTCCTCAAACAGGGTTTCATAATTATACCATTGACTGGaccgaagaagaatgtgTATGGTATTTAGATGGTGAAGCTGTGAGaactttgaagaattcatcatctgaaGGTTATCCACAAACTCCAATGTATCTTATGACTGGTGCCTGGGCTGGTGGTGATTCATCCAACGCAGCTGGTACTATTGAATGGGCTGGAGGTGAAACTGATTACTCTGAAGCACCTTTCTCAATGAcaattaagaaattaattgTTAGTGATTATTCGACTGGTAAAGAATATTCCTACGGTGATCAATCGGGTGATTGGACATCAATTAAAGCTAAAGACGGTGAAATTAATGGTAGAATTGATAAGGTTAATATTGAAGGCGGTGACGATTCATCTTCCTCAAGCACCGAATCTTCGACCTCTGCTTCATCCACTTCAGCATCCGACTCGAGTTCTAGTTCGGATTCAAATGCATCAAAAACAGCCTCTTCATCTGGATCCTCGACAACATCTGGCTCCTCGACTACATCTGACAAGAGAGTAAACAGTTCAGAAGCAGTATCGACTTCACTTGAAGCAGAAGCCACAACCGTCTCTTCCACTAGTACTTCTGGCTCTTCCAAGAAGGCAAGCACTTCCAGCCCAGCTACTGCTTCTGTAAGCGAAAAATCTTCAGACAATTCCGCTTCTGGTTTCACAATTAGTTCAATGATGATTGGCGTTTCAATCTTAATGTCTATTCTTGTTTAA